Within Ancylothrix sp. D3o, the genomic segment AAAAATTATGTTCTACACCGGCACCAGCACTAATAAATCTCCGAGCCGGTGGCTGACGCTACCAGATTCAACTATGAGCGCGGTGGCACCGGCCTGCCAAAAATATCTACTATTTATAAGGTGGCATCGGCCTGTTTAAAAAATTCAATTATTCAATATCGGCGCAGGCATCTTTAAAACATCCGGCCTTTCCTGGGAAGCACCGGCCTGTTTGAAATATCCGACCATTCAACACCGGCACCGGCCTGTCAAAAATATCCGACCATTCAACACCAGCACCGGCCTGTTTAAAATAGCCAACGATTTCAACATCGGCACCGGCCTGTTTGAAATATCCGACCATTCAACACCGGCACCAGTTTGTCTAAAACATCCAACAACTGAACATCGGCACCGGCATCTTTAAAATGTCCAACGATTTCAACACCAACATCGGCAGCGGCGTAAAACTCAACTATTGAAGGGTGGCATCGGCCTCTTTAAAATATCCAACGATTTCAACACCGGCATCAGCTTGTCTAAAATATCCAACGATTTCAACACCGGCATCAGCTTGTCTAAAATATTATGGTTTAATTTTTCTGTCCCCCAACTCCCGGTGCTTCCCCTTCATTCATCGTGGGGACATTCTGAAACTGCCGAAAAATGGTGAAGATTTTTTATGCACCGGCACCACAAAACGGACATTCTTATGATTAGTGGTACGCGATTGCCACTCTTCGTCTCGAAGAGTGGTTTATGGTCGGTGGCCGGTGGGACTGTACTCAATGCTGGTGGCCTAAAGAGCCAACGGAATATCTGTACGCTTCGTCTCGCCGGTGGGTTGATGAACGGATGGGATAACGGTTGTCACAGATGGATCGGGGGGGTAGTCGGGTGGATTCAGAGGCCGGTTGAACCAAGGGGCCGGTTAAACCGAGGGGAAGCCGGTTGGATTGAGGGGTTGGTATTGTCATCTTTGAGGGCCGGTTGGATCTCCGAGTCCTTGCTGATTCCCCCCACCGGGTTTGAGCAGTTTGTCACAGATTCCGTTACTCGATAAGTACCAAAAGCCTCGTCTGTGACGCCTGAATCTCAGGGGTGGTGTTGCTTGAGTAGGGGGCCGGTGGTTATGTGGTTGTTAATCGGTTGGTTGATGAGTCGGTTGGTTGATGGGCTGAATCCCTCGGATGCCAGTAGAATAGAGGGCCGGTGGCTTTGGGATTATCGCCTCTGTGCCGGTGGCGGATACGACCGTTGGTATTGCTGGTGCTGGTTTGTGGCCGGTGGCCGGTGGTACTGGTTAATGGCCGGTGGACAGAGGCATTTTCCACCTTAAGTCTGTACTCGGCAGAACGTATGTACTAGCCTAAGCCTACTATTTCTTAACAAAACTTTACATCATGTCCTATTTTACAGGAACCTCGGCTTTACTGAAATACAGAATTTTTCCTTAGCCATTGGGCTAAAGATTCCTGAGTTTCTCGGTCAGTTGCCAATTGTTCCATCCTTTGCACCACATCCATTTCTGGAACTTCTAATAAATAGCCATTCACCAACAAAAAAGTTGCCATTACTGCAAAAGCTGTGCGTTTATTACCATCAATAAATGGATGATTTTTGGCTAACCCATAACCATAAGCAGCGGCCAAGTCAAATAAATCGGG encodes:
- a CDS encoding type II toxin-antitoxin system death-on-curing family toxin; the protein is MKEPIWISEEIVEVIHQDQIRQHGGGLGVRDKNLLAAGLARPRHLLAYGQPDLFDLAAAYGYGLAKNHPFIDGNKRTAFAVMATFLLVNGYLLEVPEMDVVQRMEQLATDRETQESLAQWLRKNSVFQ